The Prunus dulcis chromosome 5, ALMONDv2, whole genome shotgun sequence genomic sequence tttttttggaaataaaataaaaataaaaaattgaaatttgttttaattagcATATGGAGTGTTAGTTGTTTTGTTCATTTGCCGACAATTAGTTGATAAGGGATTTTACAATGTTATTGATTGATCCTTTATCAGATAATAATCCCAAAAGGAgacttaaaatataaatggTATATGTATACAGGCTGACGTACATCTTCTAAGTTATGCACAAGCACACTCTTCACCTttagaaaaacatatatataacttaGCAAGATAAATCATGTACATTTTTTTAACTCCAAAGTTGGAATGTTGTTGCTGCTCCCACGGCTCCATATATAGTTGAAAATGaacttataaatatatttgacCTAGCCAATCACCATCAATATTCTGATTGTTAATTTATGAATATCCACGACCTGACACTTTGTCTTAGGTCAATCCAGGCAGCTAGACATGGGTTGATGTGCTTTTCCTTTGCAGCCTTTGTTGGTCGTTTTTGAGGCGTAGGTTTAATTTAGCCCCAAGATATCAttcaattcaacaaaaataaacgtGTGTGCCTGGTCAGTTTTGATAATTCATGACTTCAATTTGGATCAAGGAGAGCTTGAGTTGTCCGGATTATAATTGCTTTTGATACCACTATGGCTCGTTTATGAGTGATTTTAGAAATGTCAATATTCACTTCAAGTGGTTGTTTTGTGGAAAAGCACGTGGGATGTGCTTTCCTTCATATATAAGTGATTCCGGTATATTCCGAAATCGCTCCCAAACAAGATGTCGGCTaactattattttatattctaTAGCATGTGGAAACTTGATTTAATTCGGATTATATGAAAATTGCCAAAAGCTTAAGCAAACCAAAGATTCCAAAATATATTCGAAATGTGATGACCTCCCTCATTTGATCACTTATACGTATAATTATAGTGTGAATGTATTCAAATCAATCCTTGTTTGGCGGCTTGGTGGGTGGTGCCATCATCATTaagcatttttttcttcatcaataCAGAAAAATTGAGTGAAATCAAGAAAAGGGCCCTAATATTGGACATAAAAAACCTGGATtatactatatatacataGTGAAATGTGAATGTGGGTTCACAAATATGCCATTAGAAACGTTGGAGGAGCTCATCGGTTCAAGTTTTCaaccaataaaaaagaaagacttTCTTTGATTCTTTTCCCTTTGTATTTCTGAATGAAGTATAAAAATTGGGTTACGGAAACCCTAAAAATGGGAACAACAATAGATGCTTAGCGTTAGCGTAAGCTCTATATCATTCACATGGCTGGCTGCATGTGTCTTGTATAAAACATGATATGTAAGAGCATTTCTATTCATTTGTCATGACAAAGGATAAGGGGGGCTAGGGCAGACACTATTCaagtgaatagtggctgcccttgTAAAAAGCAATGTGTATTTctacccattgccatggcaaaaggCAAATAATATTCactttggtttttatttttattttatttttataacctAAACAATTAACTTGgagaatatttttatttatgctttgtttatgttttatttttagttatgctttggttgtggttttttcttttaattatattttgtttgatgtatggaatgtgttgaataaaaaggtattttattgaatgctttctttatcaaagaaaaccaatacaagtaattaagaattactactaattaaataaaatacatgaattataACTACTTTAATACAAAACATTAAGatacaatgaaataaaaggcaagcaaactaacttaatggttttgatcatttaaccaatccatgttgctaggtccatcgtcacggaaaagtcttcttctcataacatcccttcattctagcttccaaaattgttttgtttcatgggacatatggcttgtatccatgaccatggtttcccgatccttCTTGTCAATGTtttctttgcgtacatactccctttcttttgcatattctgcTTGAATTGCCCTCTCATCTTCTTGGGTTTTCATGtctatttcaattctcatggcactatgccttgcaatttcctccaacaTTTTTGATGCATTgttgctagaattactccaTCTCTTTGCCTTCGTCGCCTTTCGGCCAATAGGCCGTGCCtccttttcaatgggtgagtcttgactcatcggggaatctAAAGGCTAATCCGATGCCCGTGAATCATGgagtggagtctcgttcaacACAACGGTCGAACCCGTTGGAATAATTCGGAATCTCAAACaattcttcaccacctcccaacattggtcatggttgaaagttttttttgccTTACCCaatagcaccaaaccacatttgtgcttgcataatcagttaaaaaaaattattgaaaatgcaagaaatattaacaaaatattgtttatgcaagaaatattaacaaaatattgaaaatgcaagaaacataaaaaataaataaaaaattattaggacattaaaattaatcaaacgaaaattataaataatttaccAAATTGTTAACATTTTCCCTGCTTGCGCCtccttttcaatgggtgagtcttgactcatcggggaatctAAAGGCTAATTCGATGCCCGTGAATCatggagtggcgtctcgttcaACACAACGATCGAACCCGTTGGAATAATTCGGAATCTCGAGCaattcttcaccacctcccaacattggtcatggttgaaagtttttttgccTTACCCaatagcaccaaaccacatttgtgcttgcataatatgttaaaaaaatttattgaaaatgcaagaaatattaacaaaatattgtttatgcaagaaatattaacaaaatattgaaaatgcaagaaacataaaaaaataaataaaaaattattaggacattaaaattaatcaaacgaaaattataaataatttaccAAATTGTTAAAATTTTCCCCGTTTCTATGGTTGTCCTTCGCTTTTGCAaaggcatctctccatttccccaactctttatggagaattttccacctactaaAAAATGTCATTTCCGTACGAGTCGATCCCGATCTTTCagaaaattcggcatgaatttttctccacatatgagagaattttatctcattgcccgtgatgTGACAATGACTAATTTGGACCCAACACTCACACAGCAAAACATCTTCCATATTGCTCCATGCCTCCCGATTTCGATAGAAGAAACCATAAgatgataaataaaattaaaatttgaaagtgaACAAAATGttgagtagaaagtgaataatagtagaaggagaagaaaatgtatgaggatttggtgttaaaagtgaagagtattagtaggtatttatagaaaaaaaatttcaaaattgtattgcaaataaaaaaggcaccCATTGGATTGGAGGAGAAAAACCCATCGAAGTGCCCAGAGGCCGCCACGTGGCTTCTAGCCGTTGGCGGAAAGGAATCGCTGACGCCTCAGCGCTTGTGTCATCCCCCCTGGGGCTTGTCCTGCCTTCAGGTCAGCCCAATTTCGTGGGTCCCACACCCAACTCGGGCAAAAAAGGCTCGTTGGAACTCGCTTGGGCCCCCCCTTGCCCTGGCCCTAGCAACCGATGGAAAATCGCTCTAATAAGTGGCCACGAGGAGGCATTAGTTAGGTGCGCCAAcactcaataaattaattatgcaCATTTTGGTTTCAATGAATAAAACTCACTGGATATACAACAGACATCCAGAATAagttcattttttgtttgttgtctAGGAGTTGCCATTTGGTTGGCCTACACATAATATGCTTTTTACTCTATAACTTACTGGTAAGATGTTGGTACTTACGGTTAAGATATTGTATTTTTAGATATATAGGCTTCCCTTAGCGGGAGCTGCTACGATGAAGGGGTATGGTGAGGGGGCTAAATTCAGGGGTCCAATTCAATCATGTGCAAGTTAAAATTATTGAAGTTTAATGGTTGGATTAATCCCCTCACCCGTACCTCTCATTGTACTCTTTCCACCCTTGGGCACCTTGCAATTGTTGTGGCCCAATCAGGTGATGGCTGAGTTTCAATGGATTCTGTGTGCTGAGCAATTCTAAAGCCCACTGGACACTTAACTTCTCCCTATCCAgttaaagaatttttttttttttttgcatgaGGCGGTCGGACCACGTCTGTATTGGATCAAAACTCAAGGACCCATTTCCGATTTCCCTGTCGACGAGAATTAATAGGCATGCATTTTGTTGCTTCAGTAAATGTGAGTTTGAGATGTAGATGTAGTAGGTGAGTAGTTACTGTCAAAGTGAAACTCCAACACGCCAAGGAAAGATATGGCATGAAAATGCACGCAACATATCTTTTATTCTCTGCACCGTCTGATTAAGAAACTGATTGGACCCAACCCAATTATACTGTTCTGTAGAATATATGCCCATTTTGCAGCAGATGCTATGCTGCTGTAGAAGTATGGGTTTCTGGAcatagaaaaagaaggaaatgagatgaccaaaaacaaaatatgcaAAGAATGAGCAAATGAATTGCCTCTGTTAATTTGTTAGTAGGTCACTGACCAGAAAATAAAGAGGGGGCCCCATTTAAAGACACTGATCCCTATATTTTGGAGGTAAACCCTATGATTGGGGGGGTGGGTTCCTACTTGCAATGGATAGTTTGGAATTTCCGGTTTCAAGTTTTCAACCAGAGACAGGTCTTCTCGATTTTGTATAGATTGGACAGATAGTAATAtccaaaagattaaaaaaatagtattttgttaCTGAACAACTTAAGCTGTAATTCTTGTATAATTCATACATAGAGAGTTTGGATACTTTGCTtttaacactttttttttctttacatttttttttacaatttaacACTTATGTATAAACAATTGATCTGTACAATCAATCAAATCTTGGCAGGTAACTTCCCTAAATGTTATCCAACCAACCACTCCCTtacaactttttctttttggtaatgGGAGAACACATATGATGAACTGACATTTCATAATATATAGGCTAAATTGTAGTAATGGTTTTTGGATTAAAaccaaattttactttttgtccctcttattgttttgttgttaTCGTGGTACTTTAATTATGCCTCCAATTACAGAAACCATCCTTGCCGTCATACctgtcaaattttttgttaaaaatgatGATATGGCATTGACAAGTCCTATTTGACATAGGCAAAAATGTATTTTagcacaaaatttaaaaaaataaaattatatatatatatatatctctctctctctccagccCGATTCCTCCCCCCCTCCCAATTAGGTCGGAGGTTCACTCTCAACTATGTAGAATTTCTAAAACTTCCTCCCAATATCCATTTGCACTGCAAAACACCATATATGCAAAAAGAATCTAGTAACAACCTATCCATTCGTAACCTATAGAGACCAAAGAAGGGATTTTGGAGGAGGTTGGTGGTGGGCTGTTTAGCTAAAGCCATGTTTAAATGATTGGTGGGGGCTGGGAAGAAATTGGTGGGCGGGAGAAGAAATATGGGTGAGAAGGGGCCTTGAAAAATGGTGTATTTTGATCAAAAACCAATGCaagaagaatatatgaaaatggGATAGACAATGCAAGCGGCCCACCTAGATACCCATCAACCCTCTGCTTCTCTGTTTTGATCAGATCTGGGGTGGAGGATGAGGGCTCGGGTTTTGGGTTCGTGGGTGCTAGGGTTGCGGCTATGGTAGAGGGTGGCTGTGGGATAGTTTGAGGGTTGGAGCTTGCAGGTGGTAGTCATGTGGAATGGGGGAAGAAGAAATCGTCGGGGGAAGAGGGAGACTGCACAggaggggaggagagagagaggaaaaaaaaaaaaaaatttgaatttcccaatttgcccttaattttgacagaaaatttaactaaGTTGACGGAAAAACCAATGATGCAACATGAGAGCTAATTGAAGTACTACGGTAACAACAAAATAATGGGAGGgacgaaaagtaaagtttGGTCTTAGTCCAAGGATCATTGCTATAATTTagcataatatatatatatataaacggTATTGGAGGGGTAAGAAATCAAACTTAGGTTCTCAATTACATTAATAAATACTCTTAAACGCTTAAATAACCAGCGAAGTGACCGATAAATGCTCTTAAATGCTCAAACTACAAGCCACGGACTGACTTAAGTAGAGAGAACAAAGAAATACAACATATgagcaatgaaaaaaaaaaaaaaaagggggaaaaccATTGTATTGCAAACATTATGAACATTTTTATAAACACCACTGTGCAACTGTAGTTCCAAACCTAAAAGGAATATTTTTattgagaaaagaaagatgagagagaaagaagcaTTGGGGAAAGGAAGCctagagagaaagagatgaaAAGGGAAGGAGAAAGTGGGGAAGGGGGAGCAGAAAAGGAGGAAAATTTGGGAGAAAagttgaggaggaggagagggaaAAGCAGAAGTGGCCCAAGTACTCCAGTAGTGTCCTCATGGAGACTTTGCCCTTTTGGCCATAATACCATCATTAAAGACCCCCACCTTACCAGTAACACTACCACCTCCTCTGTCTCAGCTAGAAAGCTAGCTGCTGCTCTTTGGGAGTTTCAAAACTACCACTATCTTCCCCTCTCAAAGATGCACAGAGCTCCTCACAATAATGGTGGTCCTGCCGCTCCACCTCCTAGGTTGAGACATCTTCagctccaccaccacctcagCAAGGACAAGGGTCTTGATCTGTCTGACTTTTTGGCTGATAATTCTCCCAGTTCTCCTGACCAGGTACTGGTTCTGAATTTGTTGTCTCTTCCTTTCCAAAGTTTTCGGTCTGTTTTcaattgagtttttttttttttttttttgtgtttgtgtaaATTTGTTCCTTTGTTTCTGATTGATGTTGAAATTGGGTCTGTTTTatataccaaaagaaaaattcggtctgtgttttttgtttgttatttgctctgtttttttttttttttttttttaagaggcCAGATCATGTGAAGGAATGATATTTATGTTGATGGATACATCCTGTCCTTTTGCTGCTTGCGTTGATTTATTGCTGTTTCTATGAGATTTATGGAGCCTTAGGGTTACGTGTGAGTGATGGTCAatgcttattattatttcttcctttctttatttccaaagaaatatataatttttagaatttttttatatgttctAAGTTTAGTGCTTTAGTTCAGTGTGCTATTTCATTAATAGATTCATACTGATAAAACGCTCCTTTCTGCCCACTCAGCACCAGATTAGAATTTGTTGATGCCAACTGTAGGATTTCTGGAACTTGATTGTGCTCCCCTTTCCTTCTTTTACACTAAAACACAATGAACTAGACTTTATCCAAAGAAGTATGCACTTGTAGTTGCAATACCTTCATGTTTGATCCATCCTCAGAAACAGTGGAATTTGAAGTTTCTCGGTTAGCAACTGATTTTTCTGTGATTACCTAATCCAGCCAGAAAGTGCAAGCAGTTTGCGGCGGCATATTGCTGCATCATTGATGCAACACCATCGAACCATCGAAAGAAACAAGTTGAACAATCACATCTTGCAACCTGTATCCCCTGCAAGCTATGGTAGTTCCATGGAGGTAAGCAATGTTTATGCTTAGTCAAATGCTTTTTTGGGCCTTTATTTTGAAGGATATATAAATTGAGATCGTAAGCAAAGTTGATTTTGATATAAGACAATTTGGTTTCTTCTGGCAATGCTACTactacaaaattttcttttagtaGAAAGAAGGCAGTTTTCATTTGGGTTACTGCTCACTAGGATAGTATGATGTGACCCACACAAACTCATAATGCATGAACTGAGATTGTCTAATTTGTGGCCTTATACTATATGGAAAACTATGGAACTAAGTATTCTTGAAATTTCAAGAAGTTGCACCTAGATTTGTGCCGGTAGAGAGAAGCAATGTTATGAAAACACAAGCTGTAATTATGTTCCATGAGCGTTGTGTTGTGTTCATTCAAGATTTGATGAGGGAACCACATAACACATAGTATTCCAATATTTCTTGCATGAATCAGGTGTCTGTAAAGTGTGTATGATGATTGAAGCTGTGCTTATCATCTGTGAAGCATGTCTTATTAGTATCATTcgcaaaaaaatttcattagtGCCTCATTTATAACAAATCTTTCTATGCTCTCAAACCTTCTGCACGGTTTCTCACCTCTCTTTTTCAGGTGGCTCCTTATGACCCTGCAGTCACTCCTAGCAGTTCTTTAGACTTTAAGGGAAGGATTGGTGGATCACACTATAATCTTAAAGCATCTACGGAACTTCTGAAAGTCTTGAACCGAATTTGGAGCTTGGAGGAACAGCATACCTCCAATGTAGCATTAATAAAAGCGTTGAAAGCAGAGTTGGATCATGCCCGTGTCAAGATCAAAGAGTTGGTTCGGGTGCGGCAAGCTGATCGACATGAGCTAGATGATTTGATGAAGCAAATTGGAGAAGATAAACTAGTTAGGAAGAGCAAAGAACAGGATCGAATCCATGCTGCAGTTCAGTCTGTGAGGGATGAGCTAGAGGATGAGAGGAAGTTAAGAAAACGATCAGAAAGCCTACACAGGAAGTTAGCGCGGGAGCTTTCTGAGCTGAAATCTTCTCTTTCCAATTCTGTGAAAGAGcttgaaagagagagaaaatcaagGAAGTTGTTGGAAGATCTATGTGATGAGTTTGCTAAGGGAATAAAAGAATACGAACAAGAGGTGCATTTTTTAAAACAGAAATCTGACAAAGATTGGACTGGAAGATCTGATTGTGATCGATTGATTCTCCATGTTTCTGAATCATGGATGGATGAACGGATGCAGATGCAGCTAGAAGAAGCCGAGTGTGGTTTTTCAGGAAAGAACTCAATAGTGGATAAATTAAGCCTTGAAATAGAGACCTTCCTTAGAGCTAAACATATGAGCACTCTTAAGAATACTGAAAACTTGTTGCCAAGGGATCGTAAGAACTCACTGGAATCTGCCCCTCTGAATGAGGCTGTGAGTGCGCCTCAAGACGTGGGTGGAGAAGATGATTCTTTAGGCAGTgattcaaattgttttgagCTCAATAAGCCAACCAACAGTGACTTCAAATTGCATGGGGATGAAGCTGTGGATGaaaagttgaaattggaaCCCTCAAAGAAAAAACCTGAAAGGGTAAGAAGCCGTACTCCCTCCAGCTTGCAAGTTAAGTTTGAAGAACAGATGGCTTGGGCCATGTCGTGCAATGAAAATGATAAGTCCCAGATGGTAAATAAAGAGCAGGGGAAAACAGAAGAA encodes the following:
- the LOC117628817 gene encoding uncharacterized protein At5g41620: MKREGESGEGGAEKEENLGEKLRRRRGKSRSGPSTPVVSSWRLCPFGHNTIIKDPHLTSNTTTSSVSARKLAAALWEFQNYHYLPLSKMHRAPHNNGGPAAPPPRLRHLQLHHHLSKDKGLDLSDFLADNSPSSPDQPESASSLRRHIAASLMQHHRTIERNKLNNHILQPVSPASYGSSMEVAPYDPAVTPSSSLDFKGRIGGSHYNLKASTELLKVLNRIWSLEEQHTSNVALIKALKAELDHARVKIKELVRVRQADRHELDDLMKQIGEDKLVRKSKEQDRIHAAVQSVRDELEDERKLRKRSESLHRKLARELSELKSSLSNSVKELERERKSRKLLEDLCDEFAKGIKEYEQEVHFLKQKSDKDWTGRSDCDRLILHVSESWMDERMQMQLEEAECGFSGKNSIVDKLSLEIETFLRAKHMSTLKNTENLLPRDRKNSLESAPLNEAVSAPQDVGGEDDSLGSDSNCFELNKPTNSDFKLHGDEAVDEKLKLEPSKKKPERVRSRTPSSLQVKFEEQMAWAMSCNENDKSQMVNKEQGKTEEGKPTEISIPQKSEHCEATEDETYRKGNKQDESQVSNLNHMAENRIRSQLLMSDVGHVHSENNYNEASCSNTGWRNQPSPGRQWMARLASPVRDMPESSSKLPLRTRENTLKAKLLEARSRGQRPRSKASKNTS